One Camelina sativa cultivar DH55 chromosome 3, Cs, whole genome shotgun sequence genomic window carries:
- the LOC104778709 gene encoding putative F-box protein At1g12855 — protein sequence MPTPRLAFAKATMCDYKLVWLYNSDAGRLSERFTECEVFDFRTNTWRYLDCTPTYRIFDDQSPVSTNGSVYWLTERYNGETKVIVFDLQTENFRLLPNNPVSRSHPDHIDLCILDNHLCMSKRKRRTMIQEIWSLQISSSKETWIKIYTIDLRSCSSSWSVSGRVYSKWTRKHVIRPCTPVAILKNKEILLTHRYGEGLVKYDPQTNSYSLMYNHLFHRAVPYFKSLISHS from the coding sequence ATGCCTACCCCTAGACTAGCGTTCGCAAAGGCCACAATGTGTGATTATAAATTGGTGTGGCTATACAATTCTGACGCCGGGAGGTTAAGCGAAAGATTTACCGAGTGCGAGGTCTTCGATTTTAGGACAAACACTTGGAGATACTTGGATTGCACGCCAACCTACCGGATATTTGACGACCAGTCACCAGTGTCCACGAACGGATCAGTTTATTGGCTCACAGAACGATACAATGGCGAGACAAAAGTTATAGTTTTTGATCTTCAAACTGAAAATTTTCGATTGCTTCCCAATAATCCAGTTTCTCGTTCACATCCAGACCATATAGACCTGTGCATTTTGGATAATCATCTCTGCATGTCGAAGAGAAAGCGCCGTACAATGATCCAAGAGATTTGGAGCTTGCAAATATCATCATCAAAAGAGACATGGATAAAGATTTACACTATAGATCTTCgatcttgttcttcatcatggTCTGTATCTGGAAGGGTTTATTCTAAGTGGACCCGAAAGCATGTGATTCGGCCATGCACACCGGTGGCGATATTGAAGAACAAGGAGATCCTACTCACACATCGTTATGGTGAAGGTCTGGTGAAGTATGATCCACAAACAAATTCTTACTCTCTAATGTACAATCATCTTTTTCATAGAGCTGTTCCTTATTTCAAGAGTTTAATATCTCATAGCTAA
- the LOC104772353 gene encoding uncharacterized protein LOC104772353, whose product MMNSCGVQQEMRRNAVVSSDRRDAVICPKPRRVGVLSSRSLRWQLNHQMELCESNSRSEILDFLLAKGSSGGGEQEASPLFFTGSPPSRVSNPLTKDSLFRQELLMVAPPTPSTPRGVTKPQPPSSPRNGSCVRAAATSFGIDPVVRVVGFDCDRRSSNRNHRSVSTLA is encoded by the exons atgatgaacagCTGTGGAGTCCAACAAGAGATGAGGAGAAACGCCGTCGTTTCTTCTGATCGCCGAGACGCCGTGATTTGTCCTAAACCTCGTCGCGTCGGTGTCCTCTCTTCTCGATCTCTCCGTTGGCAACTCAA TCATCAGATGGAGTTATGTGAATCGAATTCAAGAAGCGAGATTTTGGATTTCCTCCTCGCTAAG GGTAGTAGTGGTGGTGGGGAGCAAGAGGCGTCTCCTTTGTTCTTCACAGGGTCACCTCCAAGTAGAGTTTCTAACCCATTAACAAAAGACTCACTTTTTCGACAAGAGCTTCTCATGGTGGCTCCTCCTACTCCATCGACTCCTCGTGGTGTTACCAAACCGCAGCCTCCGTCTTCTCCAAGGAACGGGAGTTGCGTTAGGGCTGCGGCGACCAGCTTCGGGATTGATCCCGTTGTTCGTGTCGTTGGATTCGATTGTGACAGGCGCAGCAGCAACAGAAACCACCGTAGCGTTTCGACTCTTGCTTAA
- the LOC104778708 gene encoding pentatricopeptide repeat-containing protein At3g29230-like has translation MVYNITITSVPESSPLVVESGGLVTHAKCSTESLNQMFLFGTLCLMGVLALANKVFCEMVEKNVVTWTSMINGYLLNKDLVSARRFFDLSPERDIVLWNTMVSGYIEMGNIMEARSLFDRMPCRDVMSWNTVLEGYANIGDMEACERVFDEMPERNVFSWNGLIKGLAQNGQVSEVLDSFKRMVDEERVVPNDATLTLVLSACAKLGALDFGKWVHQYGESLGYNKVDVNVKNALIDMYAKCGAIEIAMEVFKGIKRRDVISWNTMINGLAAHGHGTEALDLFHEMKICGIRPDKVTFVGVLCACKHMGLVEDGLAYFSSMFTDFSITPQIEHCGCVVDLLSRAGFLTQAVEFINKMPVKADAVIWATLLGASKVYKKVDIGELALVELIKLEPRNPANFVMLSNIYGDLGRFDDAARLKVAMRDTGFKKEAGVSWIETDDGLVKFYSSGEKHPRTKDLQMILGELKSFNNLRDEEEEVQEHCM, from the exons ATGGTTTACAACATAACGATTACGTCGGTCCCAGAATCGTCGCCGCTTGTTGTCGAATCAGGAGGATTGGTTACGCACGCCAAGTGTTCGACGGAATCTCTCAACCAAATGTTTCTGTTTGGAACGCTATGTTTAATGG GAGTGCTAGCATTGGCGAATAAGGTGTTTTGTGAGATGGTTGAGAAAAATGTTGTTACTTGGACTTCGATGATCAATGGGTATCTTTTGAATAAGGACTTAGTCTCTGCTCGACGCTTTTTTGATTTGTCTCCTGAGAGAGACATTGTGTTGTGGAACACTATGGTATCTGGTTATATTGAAATGGGGAATATCATGGAGGCTAGGAGTCTTTTTGATCGAATGCCTTGTAGGGATGTCATGTCCTGGAATACGGTTTTAGAAGGTTATGCAAATATTGGAGATATGGAAGCATGTGAAAGGGTTTTTGATGAAATGCCGGAGAGAAATGTGTTTTCTTGGAATGGTTTGATCAAGGGTTTGGCTCAAAATGGGCAGGTTTCTGAAGTGTTGGATTCTTTTAAGAGAATGGTAGATGAAGAGAGAGTTGTCCCTAACGACGCGACATTGACTTTAGTCTTGTCAGCTTGTGCAAAGTTAGGAGCTCTTGATTTCGGGAAATGGGTACATCAGTATGGAGAGAGTCTTGGGTATAATAAGGTAGATGTTAATGTGAAGAATGCTTTGATTGATATGTATGCAAAATGTGGAGCTATAGAGATAGCTATGGAAGTCTTCAAAGGCATAAAGAGAAGAGATGTGATAAGTTGGAATACCATGATCAACGGTTTAGCTGCACATGGACATGGAACTGAGGCCTTGGATTTATTCCATGAGATGAAAATCTGCGGAATTAGGCCTGACAAGGTAACATTCGTCGGTGTTTTATGTGCATGTAAACACATGGGTTTGGTTGAAGATGGCTTGGCTTATTTCAGTTCCATGTTTACTGATTTCTCAATCACGCCACAGATTGAGCATTGCGGTTGTGTAGTGGATTTACTATCTCGGGCTGGTTTTTTAACACAAGCTGTTGAGTTTATAAACAAAATGCCGGTAAAAGCAGATGCTGTTATATGGGCTACTCTACTTGGAGCTTCAAAGGTATATAAGAAGGTGGACATTGGCGAACTTGCTCTTGTAGAGTTGATCAAGCTTGAACCAAGAAACCCGGCTAATTTTGTGATGCTCTCAAACATATATGGAGATCTTGGAAGATTTGACGATGCTGCAAGGCTAAAAGTTGCTATGAGAGACACCGGTTTTAAGAAAGAAGCAGGTGTTAGCTGGATTGAGACTGATGATGGTTTGGTGAAGTTTTATTCTTCGGGAGAAAAGCATCCTCGAACAAAGGACCTACAGATGATCTTGGGAGAGCTGAAGAGCTTCAATAATCTtcgtgatgaagaagaagaagttcaagAGCATTGTATGTAA
- the LOC104772402 gene encoding serine/threonine protein phosphatase 2A 57 kDa regulatory subunit B' theta isoform produces the protein MWKQIISKLPKKSSSKNHSSSTSKTSDNGAGKSGNSHAKNAPAVKPAADSGFRDGNSKGNGPYEALPSFKDVPNAEKQSLCLRKLNLCSLAFDFSDPTKNVKEKEIKRQTLLDLVDYVASPNGKFSETVIQEAVKMVSVNIFRTLNPQPRENKVIDALDLEEEEPSMDPAWPHLQLVYEILLRLIASPETDTKLAKKYIDQSFVSRLLDLFDSEDPRERDCLKTVLHRIYGKFMVHRPFIRKSINNIFYRFVFETEKHNGIAEFLEILGSIINGFALPLKDEHKVFLVRALIPLHKPKCLQMYHQQLSYCITQFVEKDCKLADTVIRGLLKSWPVTNSSKEVMFLNELEEVLEATQPPEFQRCMVPLFRQVARCLNSLHFQVAERALFLWNNDHIENLIMQNRKVILPIIFPALERNTQKHWNQAVHSLTLNVQKIFNDVDADLFKECLGKFREDESKEAEIGAKREATWKRLEDIGNQKQKSSL, from the exons ATGTGGAAACAGATTATAAGTAAGCTTCCTAAGAAGTCTTCTTCTAAGAACCATTCTTCATCTACTTCCAAAACTAGTGACAATGGCGCCGGTAAATCAGGTAATTCTCACGCCAAGAACGCTCCTGCTGTTAAACCTGCTGCTGATTCTGGTTTTAGAGATGGGAATTCGAAAGGAAACGGTCCGTATGAAGCTTTGCCTAGTTTTAAAGATGTTCCAAATGCAGAGAAGCAGAGCTTGTGTCTGAGAAAACTCAACTTGTGCTCTCTAGCGTTTGATTTCTCGGATCCTACAAAGAAcgtgaaggagaaagagatcaagCGGCAGACGTTGCTTGATCTTGTGGATTATGTTGCTTCTCCCAATGGGAAGTTTAGCGAAACTGTTATCCAAGAAGCGGTTAAAATGGTTTCTGTTAACATTTTCAGAACCTTGAATCCTCAACCGCGTGAGAATAAAGTTATTGATGCTTTGGATTTGGAGGAAGAGGAGCCTTCTATGGATCCTGCTTGGCCTCACTTGCAGCTTGTCTATGAGATTCTCCTCAGGCTTATTGCTTCACCTGAGACAGATACAAAGCTGGCCAAGAAATACATCGACCAGTCTTTTGTCTCGCGGTTACTGGATTTATTTGACTCCGAGGATCCTAGAGAAAGAGACTGTCTCAAAACCGTTCTGCATCGCATCTATGGTAAATTCATGGTTCATCGTCCTTTCATAAGGAAATCAATCAACAACATTTTCTATAGGTTTGTTTTCGAGACTGAGAAACACAATGGGATTGCTGAGTTCTTAGAGATTTTGGGAAGTATCATCAATGGATTTGCTCTGCCGCTTAAAGATGAGCATAAAGTGTTTCTGGTTCGAGCTTTGATACCTCTCCACAAACCGAAATGCTTACAAATGTATCATCAGCAGTTGTCTTATTGTATCACACAGTTTGTGGAAAAAGATTGCAAACTTGCTGATACAGTTATAAGGGGATTACTCAAGTCTTGGCCCGTCACGAATAGTTCCAAAGAAGTCATGTTTTTAAacgagctagaggaagtattAGAAGCTACTCAGCCACCTGAATTCCAACGGTGTATGGTCCCATTGTTTCGCCAAGTTGCTCGGTGTTTGAACAGTCTCCATTTTCAG GTTGCAGAAAGAGCTTTGTTCTTATGGAACAACGATCATATCGAGAATCTAATAATGCAGAACCGTAAAGTTATACTACCTATCATATTCCCTGCACTGGAAAGAAACACTCAGAAGCATTGGAACCAAGCTGTTCATAGCTTAACGCTGAACGTGCAGAAGATATTTAATGACGTCGATGCAGACTTGTTTAAGGAATGTCTTGGTAAGTTTAGAGAAGATGAATCAAAAGAAGCTGAGATTGGAGCAAAACGTGAGGCCACATGGAAACGGTTGGAAGATATTGGgaatcaaaagcaaaagagttCATTGTaa
- the LOC104772381 gene encoding trihelix transcription factor GT-1 isoform X1, giving the protein MFISDKSRPTDYYEDDNPNSSTATTRDMMIDVTTTTTTTNEAVTDLQTHHHNNHNQNHNHHHHHHHHHLNQSQQQPQQILLGESSSEDHEVKAPKKRAETWVQDETRSLIMFRRGMDSLFNTSKSNKHLWEQISSKMREKGFDRSPTMCTDKWRNLLKEFKKAKYHDRGNGSAKMSYYKEIEDILRERSKKVTVTTQFNKSPSTPPTTAKVDSFMQFSDKGFDDASISFGSVEANGRPALNLERRLDHDGHPLAITAVDAVAANGVTPWNWRENPGNGGDGHGQPFGGRVITVKFGDYTRRIGVDGSAEAIKEAIRAAFGLRTRRAFWLEDEDQIVRCLDRDMPLGNYLLHLDDGLAIRVCHYDESNQLPVHSEEKIFYTEEDYRDFLARRGWTCLQVDGFRNIENMDDLQPGAVYRGVR; this is encoded by the exons ATGTTCATTTCCGACAAGTCTCGTCCGACTGATTACTACGAAGACGATAATCCCAATTCTTCAACCGCCACAACACGCGATATGATGATCGATGtcaccaccacaaccaccaccaccaatgAAGCAGTAACAGATCTACAAACTCACCACCACAACAAtcacaaccaaaaccacaatcatcatcaccaccatcatcatcatcatctcaacCAATCTCAGCAGCAGCCTCAACAGATTCTCCTCGGGGAAAGCAGTAGTGAGGATCACGAAGTGAAAGCTCCGAAGAAAAGAGCAGAGACATGGGTTCAAGACGAGACTCGTAGCTTAATCATGTTCCGTAGAGGTATGGATAGTTTATTCAATACATCCAAATCCAATAAACATCTATGGGAACAGATTTCGTCTAAGATGAGAGAGAAGGGGTTTGATCGATCTCCGACCATGTGTACGGATAAGTGGAGGAATCTATTGAAAGAGTTTAAGAAAGCCAAGTATCATGATAGAGGTAATGGATCGGCTAAGATGTCTTATTACAAGGAGATTGAAGATATTCTTAGAGAGAGGAGCAAGAAAGTAACAGTAACGACCCAGTTTAATAAGAGCCCTAGTACACCACCAACAACTGCTAAAGTTGATTCCTTTATGCAATTTAGTGATAAAG GATTTGATGATGCGAGCATTTCATTTGGATCCGTTGAAG CTAATGGCAGGCCAGCCTTAAACCTTGAAAGGCGTCTTGATCATGATGGTCATCCACTTGCAATCACTGCAGTTGATGCTGTTGCGGCAAATGGAGTTACTCCTTGGAATTGGAGAGAGAATCCTGGAAATG GTGGTGATGGTCATGGTCAGCCTTTTGGTGGGAGGGTCATAACAGTGAAATTTGGAGACTATACAAGAAGAATTGGTGTTGATGGTAGCGCCGAAGCAATCAAAGAAGCAATCAGAGCTGCTTTTGGGTTAAGAACTCGACGGGCTTTTTGGTTAGAAGATGAAGATCAAATTGTTCGCTGTCTTGACCGAGACATGCCTTTAGGGAACTATCTACTCCATCTTGATGATG GACTTGCCATTAGGGTATGCCATTATGATGAATCCAACCAGTTACCAGTCCATTCAGAAGAGAAAATCTTCTACACGGAAGAAGATTACCGCGATTTTCTGGCTCGACGGGGATGGACATGCCTGCAAGTTGATGGTTTTAGGAACATAGAAAACATGGATGATCTTCAACCTGGTGCCGTGTACCGGGGAGTGAGGTGA
- the LOC104772375 gene encoding glyceraldehyde-3-phosphate dehydrogenase GAPC2, cytosolic, which yields MADKKIKIGINGFGRIGRLVARVVLQRDDVELVAVNDPFITTEYMTYMFKYDSVHGQWKHHELKVKDDKTLLFGEKPVTVFGIRNPEEIPWGEAGADFVVESTGVFTDKDKAAAHLKGGAKKVVISAPSKDAPMFVVGVNEHEYKSDLDIVSNASCTTNCLAPLAKVINDRFGIVEGLMTTVHSITATQKTVDGPSMKDWRGGRAASFNIIPSSTGAAKAVGKVLPSLNGKLTGMSFRVPTVDVSVVDLTVRLEKAATYDEIKKAIKEESEGKMKGILGYTEDDVVSTDFVGDNRSSIFDAKAGIALSDKFVKLVSWYDNEWGYSSRVVDLIVHMSKA from the exons ATGG CTGACAAGAAGATTAAGATCGGAATCAAcg GTTTCGGAAGAATCGGTCGTTTGGTTGCTAGAGTTGTTCTCCAGAGGGATGATGTTGAGCTCGTTGCTGTTAACGATCCCTTCATCACCACCGAGTACATG acATACATGTTTAAGTATGACAGTGTTCACGGTCAGTGGAAGCACCATGAACTTAAGGTCAAGGATGACAAAACTCTTCTCTTTGGTGAGAAGCCAGTCACTGTTTTCGGCATCAG GAACCCTGAGGAGATCCCATGGGGTGAGGCTGGTGCTGACTTTGTTGTTGAGTCTACTGGTGTCTTCACTGACAAGGACAAGGCTGCTGCTCACTTGAAG ggtgGTGCCAAGAAAGTTGTCATCTCTGCCCCAAGCAAAGATGCTCCCATGTTTGTTGTCGGTGTCAACGAGCATGAGTACAAGTCTGATCTTGACATTGTTTCCAACGCTAGTTGCACCACTAACTGCCTTGCTCCTCTTGCCAAG GTTATCAACGACAGGTTTGGAATTGTTGAGGGACTCATGACCACTGTCCACTCTATCACTG CTACTCAGAAGACTGTTGATGGTCCATCGATGAAGGACTGGAGAGGTGGAAGAGCTGCTTCCTTCAACATTATTCCTAGCAGCACTGGTGCCGCCAAG GCTGTTGGGAAAGTGTTGCCATCCCTCAATGGAAAATTGACTGGAATGTCTTTCCGTGTTCCAACCGTTGATGTCTCAGTTGTTGATCTCACTGTTAGACTTGAGAAAGCTGCAACATACGATGAAATCAAGAAGGCCATCAA GGAGGAATCTGAAGGCAAAATGAAGGGAATTTTGGGATACACTGAGGATGATGTTGTGTCTACTGACTTTGTTGGCGACAACAG GTCAAGCATATTCGATGCCAAGGCAGGAATTGCATTGAGCGACAAGTTTGTGAAGTTGGTGTCATGGTACGACAACGAGTGGGGTTACAGTTCTCGTGTCGTTGACCTTATCGTCCACATGTCAAAAGCCTAA
- the LOC104772381 gene encoding trihelix transcription factor GT-1 isoform X2: MFISDKSRPTDYYEDDNPNSSTATTRDMMIDVTTTTTTTNEAVTDLQTHHHNNHNQNHNHHHHHHHHHLNQSQQQPQQILLGESSSEDHEVKAPKKRAETWVQDETRSLIMFRRGMDSLFNTSKSNKHLWEQISSKMREKGFDRSPTMCTDKWRNLLKEFKKAKYHDRGNGSAKMSYYKEIEDILRERSKKVTVTTQFNKSPSTPPTTAKVDSFMQFSDKGFDDASISFGSVEGGDGHGQPFGGRVITVKFGDYTRRIGVDGSAEAIKEAIRAAFGLRTRRAFWLEDEDQIVRCLDRDMPLGNYLLHLDDGLAIRVCHYDESNQLPVHSEEKIFYTEEDYRDFLARRGWTCLQVDGFRNIENMDDLQPGAVYRGVR; the protein is encoded by the exons ATGTTCATTTCCGACAAGTCTCGTCCGACTGATTACTACGAAGACGATAATCCCAATTCTTCAACCGCCACAACACGCGATATGATGATCGATGtcaccaccacaaccaccaccaccaatgAAGCAGTAACAGATCTACAAACTCACCACCACAACAAtcacaaccaaaaccacaatcatcatcaccaccatcatcatcatcatctcaacCAATCTCAGCAGCAGCCTCAACAGATTCTCCTCGGGGAAAGCAGTAGTGAGGATCACGAAGTGAAAGCTCCGAAGAAAAGAGCAGAGACATGGGTTCAAGACGAGACTCGTAGCTTAATCATGTTCCGTAGAGGTATGGATAGTTTATTCAATACATCCAAATCCAATAAACATCTATGGGAACAGATTTCGTCTAAGATGAGAGAGAAGGGGTTTGATCGATCTCCGACCATGTGTACGGATAAGTGGAGGAATCTATTGAAAGAGTTTAAGAAAGCCAAGTATCATGATAGAGGTAATGGATCGGCTAAGATGTCTTATTACAAGGAGATTGAAGATATTCTTAGAGAGAGGAGCAAGAAAGTAACAGTAACGACCCAGTTTAATAAGAGCCCTAGTACACCACCAACAACTGCTAAAGTTGATTCCTTTATGCAATTTAGTGATAAAG GATTTGATGATGCGAGCATTTCATTTGGATCCGTTGAAG GTGGTGATGGTCATGGTCAGCCTTTTGGTGGGAGGGTCATAACAGTGAAATTTGGAGACTATACAAGAAGAATTGGTGTTGATGGTAGCGCCGAAGCAATCAAAGAAGCAATCAGAGCTGCTTTTGGGTTAAGAACTCGACGGGCTTTTTGGTTAGAAGATGAAGATCAAATTGTTCGCTGTCTTGACCGAGACATGCCTTTAGGGAACTATCTACTCCATCTTGATGATG GACTTGCCATTAGGGTATGCCATTATGATGAATCCAACCAGTTACCAGTCCATTCAGAAGAGAAAATCTTCTACACGGAAGAAGATTACCGCGATTTTCTGGCTCGACGGGGATGGACATGCCTGCAAGTTGATGGTTTTAGGAACATAGAAAACATGGATGATCTTCAACCTGGTGCCGTGTACCGGGGAGTGAGGTGA
- the LOC104772368 gene encoding zinc finger protein JAGGED-like: protein MRAEDNNTLDLNNLPDDPSRENFPFFEEGSSSSSSSGGFKEKQTKDGKEYECRFCSLKFFKSQALGGHMNRHRQERETESLNKARELVLRSDSFPPHQGPPSFSYHQGDAHIGDVITSFRPMVYPPRHFSLSSSSSTLPSQQLQPPCLYPPPSSLFSQHRTKDYYIGNNRQQTLTHTVCGGRALPDSSYTFISAPLANGSRVAPQLHLPLPPHHGL from the exons AT GCGAGCTGAAGATAATAACACTTTAGATCTCAATAACTTACCTGATGATCCTTCTAGAGAAAATTTCCCATTCTTTGAAGAaggctcctcttcctcttcctcttctg GAGGTTTTAAGGAGAAGCAAACCAAAGACGGGAAAGAGTATGAATGTAGATTTTGTTCACTCAAGTTCTTCAAATCTCAAGCTCTCGGTGGCCATATGAACCGCCACCGTCAAG AAAGAGAGACGGAGTCACTAAATAAAGCTCGTGAACTTGTTCTTCGCAGTGATAGCTTTCCTCCTCATCAAGGACCTCCATCGTTCAG TTATCATCAAGGAGATGCGCATATAGGAGACGTAATAACATCATTCAGACCAATGGTGTATCCACCAAGACATTTctccctctcttcctcttcctccacccTCCCGTCTCAGCAGTTGCAGCCACCATGTCTTTATCCTCCGCCGTCTTCACTGTTTTCTCAACATAGGACTAAAGATTACTACATAGGCAACAACCGTCAGCAAACCCTAACTCATACCGTTTGCGGTGGTCGTGCACTACCTGACTCGAGTTACACCTTCATCAGTGCACCACTGGCTAATGGTTCTAGAGTTGCTCCTCAACTTCATCTACCTCTACCTCCACATCATGGTCTATGa